From Micromonospora carbonacea:
TGTTCCGCCTCGGCCCCGACGGCCAGCCGGCCCAGGAGGTGCTGCGCACCCGCTTCCGCGGCTGGTTCACCCTCCGGCCCGGCTGACCGTCCCGCGGCCGTCACGGTCTGCCCGTCACGCGCCCAGCGCGGCCTGCCCGTCACGCGCCCAGCGCGGCCCGGCCGTCCCGCGACCGGGCCGGCCTGGCCGTCCTGTCTCCCGTGCGGCGGCGGGGTCAGGCCGACGGGTCGCGCAGCGGCTTGCCCTCGCGCATGTCCGCGAGGATCTCGCGCATCTCGCCGTCGCCGAGGGAGTGCTTGTCGTGGTGCGCCTCGACCAGCTCGTACAGCTTGGTCTGGACCTTGTCGACGTGCGGGACGTCGGTGAGCACCGACTGCCCCCGCTCGCCGGCCGACTCGATGGTCAGGGTGCCGCAGCCGAGCAGCCGCTCGACGAAACGCTGGCTCATCGCGTGGTCGTTGATCCGGGTGAGCGGGATGTCCCGCCGGTCCCGGGAGAGGACGCCCTGCTGGAGCAGCACCCGTTCGTTGGTGAACAGGTAGTGGGTGCTGCGCCAGACCAGGAACGGCCAGAGCCCGAGCCAGAGCACCAGCACCGCCGCCAGCCCCGCGAGGACGTACAGCGCGACGGTCGCGGCGTCGCCGTCCGGGAGCAGGATCCAGCCCGCCACCACCGCCGCGACGGCGAGCACCAGCACCAGGACCGGACGCACCACGGCCTTCCAGTGCGGGTGCAGGTGCAACACGACGTGCTCGTCCTCAGTGAGCACGTCTTCGGGAAACGCCACGCCGAACCTCCTCGCCAGAAACGGACGAGCTGACCGTAGCGGGTCGACGCCCCCGCGCGGATCAACCGGTGCGGTGGTTCCCGCGCGTGCCGCGCGGCGACCGTCTGCGGTGGGGCCTGCGGCCCCCGCCGGCCCGGGTGTGAGAAGGGAACCCTTCTCTACCGTAGGCGTTAACAAGGGGCCCTTCCTTTCACCGCAGGTGCAGGACGTCGCCCGCCGCCAGGGTGCGTGGGCCGGCCGGCGTGTCGACCAGCAGCCGGCCGTCGGCGTCCACGCCGGTCGCGGTGCCGGTCACCTCCTGCCCGCCGGGCAGTAGCACCCGCACCGACCGGCCGACCGTCGCGCAGGCCGCCACGTACGCCTCGCGCAGGCCGCTGGCCACCGCGTCGCCACCGGCGCAGCGCCAACGGTCGTACCAGTCGGCGACGGAGCGCAGCAGGGCGCGCAGCAGCGGGTCCCGGTCGGTGGCGGCGGCACCGGCGAGCTGGAGCGAGGTGGCCGGCAGGCCGGTCGGGTTCGCCGGCAGCTCGTCGGCGCGCAGGGTGACGTTGAGGCCGATGCCGAGGACGATCGCCGAGGGCTGCTCCAGCGTCGGGCCGGGCACCGCCTCGGCCAGGATGCCGGCGCACTTGGCGTCGCCGATCAGCAGGTCGTTGGGCCACTTGAGGGCGGCGTCCAGCTCGGCGAGCCGGGCCACCGCCTCGACGAGCGCGACGCCGGCGAGCAGCGGCAGCCAGCCGTACCCGGTGGCGGGGACCGCCGGCCAGCCGCGCTCCGCGACGGCCTCGCCGGGCCGCAGCAGCACGCTGGCCGCGATGCCGGCGCGGGCCGGCGACTGCCAGACCCGGTCGCGTCGCCCCCGACCTGCGGTCTGCCGCTCGGCGACCACCACGAGGCCCTCCGGCTCGCCGGACCGGGCCGCCTCCGCCACGTCCGCGTTGGTCGATCCGGTCTCGGCGCGCAGCTCCAGGCGGGCCCACGGGCCGTGCGGGGCGGTCAGCGCGCGGCGTAGCCGGGCCGCCGACAGCGGCGGGCGGTCCAGGTCGGTGTACGGCGAGCCGGGCATCCCGCCAGCCTACGGCCCGCGTGCCCACTGCGGCGGACGCCGCCCGCCCGACGGCCGGCGCCGCCGGCCGCGTCCGGTGGTAGCTTCCCGCTCGCTCGGCGGCGGGTGCTGGCCTCGCTCGGCGGCGGGTGGCGGCTTCGCTGGGTGGCGGGCCTGGTCCGGCGCGGTTACTGAGGCGTACTGCACACCGTCGGCCACCTGAACCATCGTTATATTCCGTGGGTGACCAACGAGACCGGGATCAACATCCACAGCACGGCGGGCAAGCTGGCGGACCTGGAGCGACGGGTCGACGAGGCGGTGCACGCCGGGTCGGCGCGCGCGGTCTCCAAGCAGCACGCCCGGGGTAAGAAGACGGCACGGGAGCGGATCGAGCTGCTGCTCGACGAGGGGTCCTTCGTCGAGCTGGACGAGTTCGCCCGGCACCGGTCTACCAACTTCGGCCTGGACCGCACCCGCCCGTACGGCGACGGGGTGATCACCGGCTACGGCACGGTCGACGGCCGGCAGGTCTGCGTCTTCGCGCAGGACTTCACGGTCTTCGGCGGCTCCCTCGGTGAGGTCTTCGGCGAGAAGATCGTCAAGGTGATGGACCTCGCCATGAAGATCGGCTGCCCGGTGATCGGCATCAACGACTCGGGCGGGGCCCGCATCCAGGAGGGCGTGGCGTCCCTCGGGCTCTACGGCGAGATCTTCTTCCGCAACGTGCGGGCCAGCGGCGTCATCCCGCAGGTCTCCCTGATCATGGGCCCGTGCGCGGGCGGCGCGGTCTACTCCCCGGCGGTCACCGACTTCACCGTGATGGTCGACCAGACCTCGCACATGTTCATCACCGGCCCCGACGTGATCAAGACGGTCACCGGCGAGGACGTGGGCATGGAGGAGCTGGGCGGGGCGCGCACCCACAACGCGCGCAGCGGCAACGCGCACTACCTCGGCGCGGACGAGGACGACGCGATCGAGTACGTCAAGGCGCTGCTGTCGTACCTGCCGTCGAACAACCTGGACGAGCCGCCGGTCGTCGACGCCCCGGCCGACCTGGCGGTGAGCGACGCCGACCGGGAGCTGGACACGCTGATCCCCGACTCGGCCAACCAGCCGTACGACATGCACCGGGTCGTCGAGCACGTCCTCGACGACGGGGAGTTCCTGGAGGTCCAACCGCTGTACGCGCAGAACATGGTGGTCGGCTTCGGCCGCGTCGAGGGCCGCCCGGTCGGCGTGGTGGCCAACCAGCCGATGCACTTCGCCGGCACCCTCGACATCGCCGCGTCGGAGAAGGCCGCCCGATTCGTGCGCACCTGCGACGCGTTCAACATCCCCGTGCTGACCTTCGTGGACGTCCCCGGTTTCCTGCCCGGCACCGGCCAGGAGTGGGACGGCATCATCCGCCGGGGCGCGAAGCTCATCTACGCGTACGCCGAGGCGACCGTCCCGAAGGTCACCGTGATCACCCGCAAGGCGTACGGCGGGGCGTACGACGTGATGGGCTCCAAGCACCTCGGCGCGGACCTGAACTTCGCCTGGCCGACCGCGCAGATCGCGGTGATGGGCGCGCAGGGCGCGGTGAACATCCTGTACCGGCAGGAGCTGACCGCCGCCGAGGACCCGGCCGCCGTGCGCGCCGAGAAGATCGCCGAGTACGAGGACACCCTCGCCAACCCGTACATCGCCGCCGAGCGGGGGTACGTCGACTCGGTGATCCCGCCGCACGAGACGCGTACCCAGATCGTCCGGGCGCTGCGGGTGCTGCGCACCAAGCGCGAGACGCTCCCGCCGAAGAAGCACGGCAACATCCCGCTCTAGATGCAAGGAAGGGCCCCCTGTTAACGCATTCTGCATAGCAGGGGCCCCTTCCAAACGCCCGGCCCGGAGAGGCGGCGGCCCGGAGAGGCGGCGGGGCAGCGCGGCGGCGGTCGTCAGCAGGCCGGGTTGGCGGCGAGGCACATCCGGCGGGCGGCCGTCCGGCCCAGGTCGAGCAGCTCGGCGTCACTCGTCCAACGGTCGCCCTCCGGCCCGTCGACGCCCAGCGCGCTCCCCGGCACGATCACGGTGACCAGGTCGCCGACCCTGACCAGCAGCTTGGTCTCCCTCGACGCCTTCCACTCAAGCGGCTTCGCCGTCGCCACCTCCACCGGCGTGGACCCGGTGTGGCGGAGCAGGACGGCCTGATCGCCGGCGAAGTCTCGCGCGACCGTCTGCCAGGTGTGCGTTACCGAGACGGTGACGGGTTGACCGGCACGGTGGAGCGGCGCCACCTCGCGCCAGCCGACGCAGGCCGTCACCATCTCGTTCAGGTCGAGAAACAGCCGGCTGGCTGCCCTCGGGGAGACGCGGTAGACGTCCTGGGTGAAGACCCACAGGCCGCCCGGCTGGTCCTGCTCCGGCGCGGCCCGCTGGAACAGCGTCTGCGACCGGGAGTAACGGGACACCGGCGTGTCCACCTCCAGCCCTTGTGCCCCGGCGCACGACTGGAGCAGCGGGTCGATCCGGATCGGCTCCTGGAGTCCCGAGTCGCCCAGCCGCACGTTGCTCGGCGCGCCCAGGTCGGCCCGGTCCAGCAGGGCCTCCTGTGGGATCTCGGCCCGGCCGGCCGGCTCCGCGCCGTCCGAGGAGAGCCGCTGGCCCGCCGGTGGCGCGAGGGGCCCGGCCCGCCCGCCGGCCGCCACGGCGAAGGCCGAGAGCACGGCCAGCACGGCGGTCGCCGCCGCCAGCGCCGTACGCCGGCTGCGGCGGCGGGCCCGGGCGCGGATCTCCGCCGGTTCGAGCCAGCGTACGTCCCGCAGGTCCCGCCGCATCCGTTCGACGAACGCCAGGTCGGCCAGGTGGTCCACGTCGTGGTCGTCACGCATCGGCGGCCTCCTCGAGGTCAGAGACGGCGAGCAGCCCGGCGAGCGCGGTGCGCCCCCGGGAGAGTCGGGCCTTCACGGTGCCGACCGGGGCGGCGGTCTCCCGCGCCACCTCGGTGACGGGCATGCCGAGCAGGTAGTACAGGGCGAGGGCGGTGCGCTGCTCCTCCGGGAGCTGACGCAGCGCGGCCACCACCGCGACGGTGTCGGTGCTCGGCGCGGGCGTGCTGTCGTCGACGCCGTGCCGCAGGTACGCCCGCGCGCGGCTGCGCAGGCTGCGCCACCGGCTGACCGCTATGCGGGAGGCGACGACACGGACCCAGGCCTCGGGGTCGTCGTAGCCGGCCACCGTGGACCAGCGTTGCCACGCCCGGATGTACGCCTCCTGCACGGCGTCCTGCGCCTCGGCGAGGTTGCCGGTGAGCGCGTAGACGAAGCCGAGCAGCCGTTGCCGGCTGCCCCGGTAGAACTCGTCGAACCCGTCGACTTCCGGCATTCGTTGTCTCCCCCGCGTCCTGTCGCAGGGGACACGCGCGGGACGGGTCGGTCGGTTGCCCGGGTCGGCCCACCGGTTCCCGGCGGCCCAGCGCCCGGTCGGCCCGCCCGTTCCCGGCGGCCCGCCGCCCCGGTCGACCCGCCCGTTACCGGCGGTGCGCCTCCCCCGGTCGGGTCGGGCCGTCAGACGGTCAGGCCGGCGTCGGTGAGGATCGGGCCGGCCAGCAGCGCCGCGCCGACGGCCAGCGCCAGCAGGTTCACCAGCGCGAACAGCGCGACCCAGAACAGGGGCGGGAACGGGGTGAGCCGGGCCAGTTGGTCGGCGTCGGACTCCGGCATCCGGCCCCGGGAGCGCAGCCGCTGGAGCTCGACGACGGGTCGTACGCCGCCGAGGAGCAGGAACCACACCGACGTCCAGGCGAAGGCGGCCTGGACGTCCGGCGAGGCGTACCAGGAGACGGCGAGCACCACCCCGCCGGTGGCCAGCAGCGACACCACGCCGAAGGCGTTGCGGACCATGACCAGCATGGCCAGCAGCAGCGCCACGGCGATCCAGAGCAGCAGGGTGATCCGGTTGCCGCCGAGCAGCCAGGCGCCGGCGAGGCCGACCAGCGACGGCGCGACGTAGCCGGCGAGCAGGGTGAGGATCATGCCGGGGCCGGTGGGGCGACCGGCGGAGAGGGTCAGCCCGGAGGTGTCCGAGTGCAGCCGGATGCCGTGCAGCCGGCGGCCGGTCAGCAGGGCGGCGAGGGCGTGTCCGCCCTCGTGGGCGATGGTGACGGCGTTGCGGGCGATCCGCCAGGGTAGCCGGGTGGCGACCACGGCCAGCGCCACCGCGGCGGTGACGACGACGAGGAGCGGCGGCGGGTCGGGCTGCGCGGAGAACAGCTTGTCCCAGAGCGTGCCCAGCTCGTCGATCGCCACCATGGGGCGCGAGCCTACCGGCCCCGGCCGGGTCCGGGTCGCACCGCGCGGCAGGGTGAAACTTTCCTTTGGACACCTTGTGATCTAGGGCAACTAGCTCCAAAGATGGATGTCAATCGAATGGCGTCCCTCTGGAGGAACCCATGATCCGTACCGGATTCACGCTGCGCCGACTGATCGCGGCGGGGATCACCGCCGTAGCGGCAGCGGCCACCGCCCTCGTCGCCACGACGGGCCCGGCGGCCGCCGCCACCACCGCCGGCGTCGACGTCTCCCACTACCAGGGGTCGATCAACTGGACGAGCGTCCGCAACGCGGGCATCGAGTTCGCGTTCATCAAGGCCACCGAGGGCACGAGCTACAAGGACCCGAACTTCAACGCCAACTACGTCAACTCCTACAACGCCGGCGTGATCCGGGGGGCGTACCACTTCGCCCGGCCGAACATCTCCTCCGGCGCCACCCAGGCCAACTACCTGGCCAGCAACGGCGGCGCGTGGTCGGCGGACAGCCGCACCCTGCCGGCCGCGCTGGACGTCGAGGCCAACCCGTACAGCGGCGGCACCTGCTACGGCCTCAGCACGTCGGGGATGCGAAGCTGGATCCAGGACTTCCTGAACACCTACCGGTCGCGCACCGGCCGGTACGCGGTCATCTACACCACCACGAGCTGGTGGAACCAGTGCACCGGCAGCTGGACCGGCCCGTGGGCGAACCACCCGCTGTGGCTCGCCCGCTGGTCGAGCACCCCCGGCACCCTGCCGGCCGGCGCGCCGGTCTGGAGCTTCTGGCAGTACACCGCGTCCGGCAGCGTCTCCGGCATCAGCGGCAACGTCGACCGCAACTACTGGAACGGCGACCGCAGCCGGCTCATCGCCCTGGCCAACAACACCTGATCCGCACGACTGGTCGCGGCACGCCCGTGGCGGTGGTCGGCGGCAGCGGGATCGACTGCGACCGTACGGTCGACGGTCGGTCCGGCTGCCGCCGGCTCGTCACTTCCCGGCGTTCACGATCGGCGCTCGCCTCCCGGCCGGGGTCTACACCCGGCGCGCGTCTACCAGGCGCGGGTTGACGGTTCGCGCCGGCATCGCGTCCTCCCGGGCCACCGTGGCCCGCCGCGTCAGGCGCCAGGCGGCCACCCCGGCGACGGCGGCCGCCACGACGCCCACCGTCACGAACAGCACCGGAAGGCCCGCGCTGACCAGCA
This genomic window contains:
- a CDS encoding PH domain-containing protein, giving the protein MAFPEDVLTEDEHVVLHLHPHWKAVVRPVLVLVLAVAAVVAGWILLPDGDAATVALYVLAGLAAVLVLWLGLWPFLVWRSTHYLFTNERVLLQQGVLSRDRRDIPLTRINDHAMSQRFVERLLGCGTLTIESAGERGQSVLTDVPHVDKVQTKLYELVEAHHDKHSLGDGEMREILADMREGKPLRDPSA
- a CDS encoding biotin--[acetyl-CoA-carboxylase] ligase, producing the protein MPGSPYTDLDRPPLSAARLRRALTAPHGPWARLELRAETGSTNADVAEAARSGEPEGLVVVAERQTAGRGRRDRVWQSPARAGIAASVLLRPGEAVAERGWPAVPATGYGWLPLLAGVALVEAVARLAELDAALKWPNDLLIGDAKCAGILAEAVPGPTLEQPSAIVLGIGLNVTLRADELPANPTGLPATSLQLAGAAATDRDPLLRALLRSVADWYDRWRCAGGDAVASGLREAYVAACATVGRSVRVLLPGGQEVTGTATGVDADGRLLVDTPAGPRTLAAGDVLHLR
- a CDS encoding acyl-CoA carboxylase subunit beta; this translates as MTNETGINIHSTAGKLADLERRVDEAVHAGSARAVSKQHARGKKTARERIELLLDEGSFVELDEFARHRSTNFGLDRTRPYGDGVITGYGTVDGRQVCVFAQDFTVFGGSLGEVFGEKIVKVMDLAMKIGCPVIGINDSGGARIQEGVASLGLYGEIFFRNVRASGVIPQVSLIMGPCAGGAVYSPAVTDFTVMVDQTSHMFITGPDVIKTVTGEDVGMEELGGARTHNARSGNAHYLGADEDDAIEYVKALLSYLPSNNLDEPPVVDAPADLAVSDADRELDTLIPDSANQPYDMHRVVEHVLDDGEFLEVQPLYAQNMVVGFGRVEGRPVGVVANQPMHFAGTLDIAASEKAARFVRTCDAFNIPVLTFVDVPGFLPGTGQEWDGIIRRGAKLIYAYAEATVPKVTVITRKAYGGAYDVMGSKHLGADLNFAWPTAQIAVMGAQGAVNILYRQELTAAEDPAAVRAEKIAEYEDTLANPYIAAERGYVDSVIPPHETRTQIVRALRVLRTKRETLPPKKHGNIPL
- a CDS encoding SigE family RNA polymerase sigma factor → MPEVDGFDEFYRGSRQRLLGFVYALTGNLAEAQDAVQEAYIRAWQRWSTVAGYDDPEAWVRVVASRIAVSRWRSLRSRARAYLRHGVDDSTPAPSTDTVAVVAALRQLPEEQRTALALYYLLGMPVTEVARETAAPVGTVKARLSRGRTALAGLLAVSDLEEAADA
- a CDS encoding M50 family metallopeptidase gives rise to the protein MVAIDELGTLWDKLFSAQPDPPPLLVVVTAAVALAVVATRLPWRIARNAVTIAHEGGHALAALLTGRRLHGIRLHSDTSGLTLSAGRPTGPGMILTLLAGYVAPSLVGLAGAWLLGGNRITLLLWIAVALLLAMLVMVRNAFGVVSLLATGGVVLAVSWYASPDVQAAFAWTSVWFLLLGGVRPVVELQRLRSRGRMPESDADQLARLTPFPPLFWVALFALVNLLALAVGAALLAGPILTDAGLTV
- a CDS encoding GH25 family lysozyme codes for the protein MIRTGFTLRRLIAAGITAVAAAATALVATTGPAAAATTAGVDVSHYQGSINWTSVRNAGIEFAFIKATEGTSYKDPNFNANYVNSYNAGVIRGAYHFARPNISSGATQANYLASNGGAWSADSRTLPAALDVEANPYSGGTCYGLSTSGMRSWIQDFLNTYRSRTGRYAVIYTTTSWWNQCTGSWTGPWANHPLWLARWSSTPGTLPAGAPVWSFWQYTASGSVSGISGNVDRNYWNGDRSRLIALANNT